A single region of the Salvia miltiorrhiza cultivar Shanhuang (shh) chromosome 8, IMPLAD_Smil_shh, whole genome shotgun sequence genome encodes:
- the LOC131002016 gene encoding uncharacterized protein LOC131002016 isoform X3 — protein MERRAQDLANRLVGTLSNQFVLVPCNVDEHWILTVIDPHKEEIGILDPFYSGIHDSTWKKVIEWALKMFNATMQRKGRKTLNWSIPKVPKQPDNSQCGFYVMRYMKDIIESANFERISSLQLLVI, from the exons ATGGAACGAAGAGCACAAGATTTAGCAAATCGACTTGTTGGTACATTGTCCAATCAATTTGTATTGGTTCCATGTAATGTGGA TGAGCATTGGATTCTTACTGTGATCGACCCGCACAAGGAGGAGATTGGTATATTGGACCCATTTTATAGTGGTATTCATGATAGTACTTGGAAAAAAGTTATTGAATG GGCGTTAAAGATGTTCAATGCCACGATGCAGAGGAAAGGAAGAAAGACACTAAACTGGTCAATACCTAAG GTTCCTAAACAACCTGACAACTCTCAGTGTGGTTTTTATGTCATGAGATATATGAAAGATATTATTGAGTCTGCTAATTTTGAGAGGATTAGCTCGCTGCAATTATTG GTAATATGA
- the LOC131002017 gene encoding abscisic acid receptor PYL4-like, with the protein MPSSLQIQRINPINHIACMHQKAANPASWVCPASAAASLPEEMLHHHTHAVAPGQCCSAAVQLIDASVEAVWSVVRRFDRPHEYKKFLKSCHVILGDGDVGTLREVRVVSGLPAATSTERLEILDDERHVMSFSVVGGDHRLRNYSSVTTLHAAGGGGGTVVVESYVVDVPHGNTKEETCAFIDTIVKCNLHSLAQIAQNLPKTY; encoded by the coding sequence ATGCCCTCTTCTCTTCAGATTCAGAGGATCAACCCCATAAACCACATCGCGTGCATGCATCAGAAGGCGGCGAATCCCGCTTCCTGGGTATGccccgcctccgccgccgcctccctgcCGGAGGAGATGCTCCACCACCACACCCACGCGGTGGCCCCGGGGCAGTGCTGCTCCGCGGCGGTGCAGCTGATCGACGCGTCGGTGGAGGCCGTGTGGTCCGTGGTGCGCCGCTTCGACAGGCCGCACGAGTACAAGAAGTTCCTCAAGAGCTGCCACGTCATCCTCGGCGACGGCGACGTCGGCACCCTCCGCGAGGTGCGTGTGGTGTCGGGGCTGCCGGCGGCGACCAGCACCGAGCGCCTCGAGATCCTCGACGATGAGAGGCACGTCATGAGCTTCAGCGTCGTCGGCGGCGACCACCGCCTGCGCAACTACAGCTCCGTCACCACCCTGCATGCGgcgggcggcggtggtggcacGGTGGTGGTGGAGTCGTACGTGGTGGATGTGCCGCACGGGAACACCAAGGAGGAAACCTGCGCCTTTATCGATACCATCGTCAAATGTAATCTGCACTCGCTCGCCCAGATTGCTCAGAATTTGCCTAAAACATATTAG
- the LOC131002016 gene encoding uncharacterized protein LOC131002016 isoform X1, with translation MERRAQDLANRLVGTLSNQFVLVPCNVDEHWILTVIDPHKEEIGILDPFYSGIHDSTWKKVIEWALKMFNATMQRKGRKTLNWSIPKVPKQPDNSQCGFYVMRYMKDIIESANFERISSLQLLVRNYYNYILLNIFDGLPYSYGAYLLLYSSIAKVILVWRLMKCGGSGLIVFCR, from the exons ATGGAACGAAGAGCACAAGATTTAGCAAATCGACTTGTTGGTACATTGTCCAATCAATTTGTATTGGTTCCATGTAATGTGGA TGAGCATTGGATTCTTACTGTGATCGACCCGCACAAGGAGGAGATTGGTATATTGGACCCATTTTATAGTGGTATTCATGATAGTACTTGGAAAAAAGTTATTGAATG GGCGTTAAAGATGTTCAATGCCACGATGCAGAGGAAAGGAAGAAAGACACTAAACTGGTCAATACCTAAG GTTCCTAAACAACCTGACAACTCTCAGTGTGGTTTTTATGTCATGAGATATATGAAAGATATTATTGAGTCTGCTAATTTTGAGAGGATTAGCTCGCTGCAATTATTGGTAcgtaattattataattatatcttGTTGAACATATTTGATGGTTTGCCATATTCTTATGGGGCATATCTATTACTTTACAGTTCAATAGCAAAAGTTATTCTAGTGTGGAGATTGATGAAGTGCGGAGGGAGTGGGCTGATTGTGTTTTGTAGGTAA
- the LOC131002016 gene encoding uncharacterized protein LOC131002016 isoform X2 yields MERRAQDLANRLVGTLSNQFVLVPCNVDEHWILTVIDPHKEEIGILDPFYSGIHDSTWKKVIEWALKMFNATMQRKGRKTLNWSIPKVPKQPDNSQCGFYVMRYMKDIIESANFERISSLQLLFNSKSYSSVEIDEVRREWADCVL; encoded by the exons ATGGAACGAAGAGCACAAGATTTAGCAAATCGACTTGTTGGTACATTGTCCAATCAATTTGTATTGGTTCCATGTAATGTGGA TGAGCATTGGATTCTTACTGTGATCGACCCGCACAAGGAGGAGATTGGTATATTGGACCCATTTTATAGTGGTATTCATGATAGTACTTGGAAAAAAGTTATTGAATG GGCGTTAAAGATGTTCAATGCCACGATGCAGAGGAAAGGAAGAAAGACACTAAACTGGTCAATACCTAAG GTTCCTAAACAACCTGACAACTCTCAGTGTGGTTTTTATGTCATGAGATATATGAAAGATATTATTGAGTCTGCTAATTTTGAGAGGATTAGCTCGCTGCAATTATTG TTCAATAGCAAAAGTTATTCTAGTGTGGAGATTGATGAAGTGCGGAGGGAGTGGGCTGATTGTGTTTTGTAG